The segment CCTCGGCTTTTTCGGGTGCTCCCGATCCGGTCTTCACCAATTTATCCACATGGTTGTACAGGGTTTCCAGGTCGTTGATCAGCTGGAACCCTCCGATGTCGAAGTCCGGGACGGCCTCGGAGTAACTCGATGAAACGCGCTGATTGGTCTGCAAAGCTGCCGGTTGATCGGGTGCGGCCTGATTCCCGCGGGCGGCGAGAAAGTGCTCCGTGGTGCCGACGCGGCCGATCGACCAGCCTTGGACATAGAGATTCTGCTTCAGAATGTAGAGCCGGACCGCCTTGGCTCCGTAGTCCAGCTCGAAATCGACCCGGACGAACCGTGCGTCGGGGTTCTGCGGGGTTCCGATGTTCGGGTTGAATCGGTCGCGCAGAAACTGAATCATCGCGCGGAATGTGGCCGCGTCCGATTCATAACCAGCCGCGTATGTATGGGTGTCCCCATTCGCCATGACCATTCCGCGGTCCCCCCGCCGGATTCCCCGTCGCCGTGGACCGCCACAGTCTCGCCGCTGCCCGGAGGGATGCGCAAGGCCGCGACGGGCCGGGCCGCGGCGGAATCCCTCGGGGATGGGACGGAAAGCGAGACGTGTGCTGAAGGCGTCTTGTGAGGCGCGATGTGCGGGGCAGGGACCAGGAAGAACGTCCAGGTGAGCGGTGGAGCGGGGGCGGTGTATCACGCGGATCCCCGGAGCCGGGGTGCGGACGGCGCCGTATGCTGCGGCGGCCGGGGAGTGATACGAGAGGGGAACCGTGAGGAAGCCGAGGATTCTGGTGGGCGCGGCCGCGGTGGCGCTGTTGGCGGGCGGAGTGCAGTCCCTCCCCGCACAGGCGGCGCCGCCGCCTCGCTGCCCGACGGTGTTCGGGCACGGCGGATATCCGACCGGCGCGAATCCGTGGGACCGCGACCAGGTCCGTCAGCCGAACCACCCCAAGGGCCTGGCCCAGCAGAAGAGCTGGGGCGCGGACGGGGTGGAGGCCGATCTGCAGCTGACGAAGGACGGCACCAAGGGCGTGATGTGGCACAACACCACGACCAACGGGCTGACCGGAACGCGCAAGCCCATCACCGAGCTGTGGTGGGCGTCGGGGGCCGACCAGCTCAAGGGCCGTACGATCTCCCGGGGTCCGTACACCGGTCAGACCGTGTACACCTTCCGCGAATGGCTCGACAGCGCCAGGGCGAACAAGCTGATCGCCCTGGTCGAGCTGAAGGGCGAGGCGAAGCAGTCGCTGCTGAACGGTGACGCCGCCGTCCGCGACACGGCGTGGGCGGAGGTCGTCGCACCGATATCGGAGCGCATGGCGTCGCAGAAGATCATGATCTATACGCGGGACGCCGCGCTGAAGCCCGAACTCGACCAGCGGATTCGTGCGGCGGGTCTGGCCGCGGCGCTTTCCGGATATCCGAGCTGGGTCGACGGCATCGGTTGGGAGGAGCCGCCCCCGGCGGCCTCCGGCAACCATTCCTCGTGGTGGTCCAACTTGATACAGGGTTCGCCGACGGTCGGGCGGGGGATGGCGACTTCCTGGACCGAGGAATTCACCACCTGGCTCCGGGGCACGTGCGTCTGACGCCGCCGGGGTGCGGGACCGACCGTCCCGTACCCCTCGGGGACACGGCACGGCACCAGGTCCGCGCAGCACATGGCGGGAGCGTCAGTCCGGCAGCCCGGTGGAAGCGGGGTCGGCCGGTGACCGGGTGTCGGGGGGCAGGTGAGTCCGGCGGAGGGGAACCCCGTCGTGGGAGCAGCCGAAGCCAGTGCGGTGACCGCATGGGTCTCGCCGGGCCGGTCCTGGTCGGGTAACCCGGGCATACGGCGCGGGCCGGGACCTACTGGGCGTCCGAGGTCGCGCGAACCGTAGTCGGCGGAGTCCTCGGGAAGGCCGTCCGGACAGCCGTCGGGCCGGGGAGAGTTGTTCTCCCCGGCCTGTACCCGTTTCTCACGGAGTCACGGAGTCACGGGTTCACCACCCGAGAACCGGGGGCAGGGCGGCTGCGTCGTGGGACGGTCCGCGTTCTCCCGGATCAGCAGGAGAGGTTGGGACCGGCCGGCACACCCAGGATCTGAGTGAAGTTGTTGTAGCGGTTGACGCGGCTCTGGACCTGGGCGGGGTGGCCGCCGTCGCATTCGAGCGCGCCGTTGATGGCACGGATGGTCTGACCGAACCCGGCGCCGCTGATCATGGCGTCGTGGGCGGTCACCGGGCCGGGACCGTCCTGGGTGTTCCAGTACCAGAGCGCCGTCATCATGGCGATGGCCGGGTCCTTCTCGACCAGGTCGGGGTCGTTGAGCAGGTCGATGCCCAGCCAGTCGCCCACGGTCTTGTAGTTGAAGTTCCAGCTCAGCATGATCGGTCCGCGACCGTAGTACTTGGCCTGGCCCGCGGGACAGCCGTAGGGCTGGGCGCGGTCACAGTAGATCGGGTAGTTCCGCTCGTCGATCTCCTTGATGTAGAAGAGCCCGCCGGTCTCGTGGCTGATGTTGGCGAGGAAGGCCGCGGCCTCCTGCTTGCGCATCGTGTCGGTGCCGGTGTGGGCGAACGCCGGGAACGCCTTCATGGCGTCGGTGAGGCCCTTGTACGTGTAGAAGGGGTTCCGGCGCGGGAACATCTGGTTGAACTGCGCCTCGCTCACCACGAAGCTGCTCGGGTCGGGGTTGCCACCCGTACCGCAGGTGTACGGGTCCCAGTAGTAGGTGCTGACCACCGGGTTGTACCCGGGGTTGGCCCGCTCGGCGATGTAGATGCTGCCGTCGACGTACTTGACGATGTCGCCCGCGCGGTAGTTCTGGCCGGCGGCCCAGGCGGGGGCGATGGCGCATTCGTCCACCGGGGCGGCGGAAGGGGCGGCGGTGGCAGTCGGCACCAGGGCCGTCGCCAGCAGCGAGCCCGCCGCGAGCACGGCGGCCATCATGGCCTTCATTCGGGTCTTGAGCACGGTCCAATGACCTTTCGAGCATCCATGGACATGCCTGGCAGCCTCAGTGGGACACCGAGGCAACCAGACACGCCGTGTGGGGGGTGGTTACCCACATACCCAAGCGTCCCGGGCGGGGCGCGGTCAAGGTATAGACCAATGCGAGTTTTGAAACAACTGGTTCTATTTCAGAGTCAGTTGACCTGTGGGAGTCGGTGTTGCGGTCCGGGGAGGGTGGCCCGGTCTGCGGTGGTGCGGGCCCGAGCGGGTGCGGCGGCCGCCCGGAGCGCGGTCGTGCGGCCCGCCGTCCGGTCCGGGTCCGACGCCCGACCTGCCGGGTCGGTTGCCGCCGCGCCTATCGCCCGTGCGGGGCCTGCGTGCCGTGGGTGCTCTGCCGCTTCAGCGGGAAGGCCGGGGGTGCTCAGCCGGTGGGGCCTGCCGTGGCCGCGGTCCCGGGGCCGGGGAGCGGGGGCGAGTCGAGTCGGGCCAGGAGTTCTCGTAGTTGTTCGGTCTCCTTCTGGGGCAGGGGCAGCAGTGGTGGCCTCGGGTGGCCGGCTGCCCGGCCGCGGATCTCCAGACCGGCCTTGACCGTACGGGGCAGTCCGTGGTCGACGATGAACTTCAGGAAGGGCAGCAGCTCGGCGAGAAGGGCGTCGGCCCGCTCGTCCTGTCCGTGTACGGCTGCGTTGTAGAGGTCGAGGCATGCCTGGGGTACGAGGCAGGGTGCCGCTGTGCACCAGCCGGTGGCGCCGGAGCGGAACGCGTCCAGCGCCAGCCGGTTGCTTCCGTTGTAGACGGACAGCGCCCCCTCGGAGCGGTCGAGGACGGCGCGGAACCGGGTGACGTCGCCGGAACTCTCCTTGACCATGGTGAGGCTCGGGATCCGGCGGGCCAGCGCGGCTATCGTCTCCGGGGAGAGATCGACTCCGCTGGTGCCCGGGTTGTTGTAGAGCATGACCGGCAGATCGGTCGCGGCGGCGACCGTGGCGAAGTGCTTCTCCAGTTCGGCTTCGGTGAGCCGCCAGTAGACCAGCGGGAGCACCATGATCGCCGTGGCTCCGTGGCGGGCGGCCGCCCTGGCCCGGCGGACAGTGCCCTCCGTACTCCAGTGTGATACGCCGACCAGGGTGGGTACCCGTCCGGCGACGGTCTGCAGGGTCGTCTCGCACACGGCGTCCCACTCCGCCTCGCGGAGATACGCGCTCTCCCCGGTGCTGCCGAGCGGGGCGACGGCATGGCTTCCGGCGTCCACCAGCTCACCGGTCAGCCGCCGCAGGGCCGGCAGGTCGAGTTCTCCGGTGGCCGGGTCGAAGGGGGTGACGGGGTAGGCGATGATGCCCTTCAGGGGCGGTGTCGTCATCGGATCTCCGCAGCGCTCGTGAGGCAGTCGGGGTGGTTGCGCAGGGCCTTGCGCGCGTAGTACGCGAAGTTCGCCCGGCTACGGCGGTCGGTGGAGGTCCAGTCGTGGGCCTCGCGGGCGAGTTCATGGGGCAGCGGCTTGACCGTTCCCGCCGCCATGGCGAGGAGCTGGAGGCGGGCGGCGCGTTCGATGAGCACGGCCAGGTTGCAGGCCTCCTCGACGGTGGCGCCGGTCACGAGCTGTCCGTGGTGGGCGAGCAGGATGGCGCGTTTGTCGCCGAGGGCCGCGGAGATGATCTCGCCCTCCTCGTTGCCGACCGGTATGCCGGGCCATTCCTTGAGGAACGCGCAGTCGTCGTACAGCGGTGTGGTGTCCATCTGGGAGATCACGAGGGGCACTTCGAGCATCGACAGCGCGGCCGTGTGCAGGGGATGGGTGTGGACGATGCAGTTGACGTCCTCGCGCGCCCGGTAGATCCAGGAGTGGAACCGGTTCGCGGGGTTGGCCATGCCCTCGCCTTCGAGGACGTTCAGGTCCTCGTCCACCAGGAGCAGGTTGTCCTCGGTGATCTCGTCGAAACCGAGGCCCAGACGCTGGGTGTAGTAGGTGCCGGGCTCGCTGCCGCGGGCGCTGATCTGGCCGGCGAGCCCGGAGTCGTGTCCGCCGTCGAAGGCGATACGGCAGGTCAGGGCCAGTTTCTGTCGGGTGGTCAGTTCCGAGGATCCGAGGTGGTCGTCCATCTGCCGCTTGGCGCGGTCGATGAGCACACCCTTCTTCTCTCGCAGTGTCTTCGCCATTCCCATTCTCCGCTCCGATCCGAGGCGTCGGCGCAGGCCGGCGCGCCGTGGGGTGCGGTGCCGCCGTCGGCGACACCGGGAGGAAACATGATTGACTATAGGACACCTTGTGTCATGAGGGTAGGTCCGGGCCCGCCGGATGCCGTCGCCGGGCACATACTGGGGTTCCCGGCCGGCCGGATCGCGGCACGTCGGACGCCTGAAGGGAAGGAACCAGTGATCAATCGGGTACGGCAGCTGCGCAAGGAGCGGCTGATGACACTGGAGGCGCTCGCCGAGCGTTCCGGCGTCACCAAGAGCTACCTCTCCAAGGTCGAACGCGGCCACAGCGTCCCGTCGATCGCCGTCGGCGCCTCACTCGCCAGGGCGCTGAACGTCCCGCTGGATTCCCTCTTCACCGACGCCGAGGAACTCTCCGGTGTCACCGTCACCCGGGCCGGGGACCGGCAGATGCTCACCACCGGCGAGGAGCCCGGATCCCGCTACGAGGGCATCGCGCTCCGGGCCGGCACCAAGCGGATGACACCCTTCATGCTGTATCCGCCGCACGACGCCGGCCCGCTGCCCTTCCGGGACCACCCCGGCGAGGAGTTTCTCTTCGTCCATGAAGGGGAGGCGGAGCTGCACTTCCCGTCGGAGTCCGTCACGCTCGGACCGGGCGACTCCGCCTACTTCAAGGCCACCACGCCGCACAAGGTCGGCTCCCTGGGCACGGAACGCGCCGCGGTCCTCCTCCTGGTGTGCGACGACCGGGACGCGGCCGACACACCCCACCCGCACCTGCCCTGAACAGGCGCGTCACTCGCCGGGCGGGTTCCCGGGCGCGCTGCCGCCGGACCCGATCCGCATTTCGTGCCGGGTCGGCGGGGCGGGAACAGCGGCCGGACGCGTCGGCGTGTCCGCCGGTTCACTGCGGGCCGGTGATGCCCGCTTCCCGTGCCGATGGAGCGGGAAGGAAACACCTGGCGCGGCGGTCGCGGCGGCCCGGTGACCGGCGGGAGTGTGCCATCGGTCCGGGCCTGGAGGCCGGTTGGGCGGATGCCCGGCAGGGTCACGGGAAAAGGGAGGCGGCGCCCATGGGCGGCGGGAACGGTGACGTCGGCGACCGGGCGGGGGCCGGGTCGGACAAGGGGCCGGACACGGGGCCGGACAGAGGAACGGGCAGGGAATCGGACGGGGGATTCGGGTTTCGCAGGATCGAGCGTGGCGGATCGGCGGAGGGATGTCCCGTCGCGCAGGGCAGTGACGGGGTGTGGGAGGTGCGCGGGTACGACGAGGCACGTGCCGTGCTGCGCAGTACATCGACCGTCCAGGCCGGGCTCGGCATCGAGACGGTGTCGAAGCTGCCGAAGCGCATCCGCCGGCCGGTGCTCTACCGGGACGGTTCCGAGCATCGCGAACACCGCCGCCAGACCGCGCGGTTCTTCACCCCGCGCCGCGTCGACGCGCACTACCGCGATGTCATGGTCGGCGTCGCCGAGGCCCGGATCCACCGGCTCCGGGCCGACGGCCGGGCGCGGCTGTCCGATCTCAGCTTCGACCTCGCGATCGAGGTGGCCTGCGCGGTCATCGGCCTGACGGACAGCAGACCCGGCATCAAGGAACGGCTGGAGCGCTTCTTCCCGGAACGCCTGGGCACGCCGGGACTGACGAGTCTGCACGGTATCTACTGGACCCTGCGGCAGAACACTAACTGGCTGCGGTTCTACGTCGGCGATGTCCGACCCGCCGTACGGGCCCGCCGCCGCACCCGGCGGGACGATCTCATCTCCCACCTCATCGACGACGGCTGCTCCAACGCGGAGATCCTCGGCGAGTGCCTCACCTTCGCGGCGGCGGGCATGGTCACCACCCGTGAGTTCATCGGCGCGGCGGCCTGGCATCTCTTCTCCGACACCGGCCTGCTGGCGCACTACCGGGCAGCGGACGAGCCGGGCAGACTCGCGGTACTCGGGGAGATCCTGCGGCTCGAACCGGTCGTGGGCCGCCTCAGCCGCCGTACCACCGAACCTCTCGACCTGCCCGGCGCCGATCGCGGGACACTCACCGTCCCGGCCGGCGACCGGATCGACATCCTGCTCGATCACACCAACCTCGACGAACGGACCGTCGGGCCGCGGCCGCGCTCCCTGCGCCCGGGGCGCACCATGAAGGACGCCGGGGCTCCGGGGCTGGCCTTCGGCGACGGCCCGCACAAGTGCCCGGGGATGCATATCGCCCTCCTGGAGACGGACATTTTCCTCACCCGGCTGTTCGCCCTGCCGGGAGTACGGATGACGAGCCCGCCGACGATCGGTTTCATCGAGGCCATCGGCAGTTACGAGCTGCGCCACTGTGTACTGGAAGTGAGCACCGCGGACCACGGCTGAGCGCCCCTTCGGGACGGCCGGGCGTTGACGATCCCGGGTCCGCTACGCCCTACCGCGACAGCGGCCGCGGCGGCAGACGGCGGCTCGAACCGGTTCGCCGCACGAGCGTCAGGACCGCAGCCCCAGGGTCCCGGCTCCCGGCGCGTCGCCGGCGGGCCCCGGGGCGGCGGCGCCCTGCCGGGTCAGCCGCGTGTGCTCCTCGTCGGACACCGTCCGTCCGGACGCCGGACACAACCGCGGGACGCCGTTCACCACGGGGTAGAGGCGCCGCAGCCGAGGGTTGTACAGGGCGTCACCGGCCTCTACCGCGAGGGCGGCAGGGCCGGCACCAAACATCACAAGCCGCAGCGGCCCCTTGTCCAGCGGGCAGACAAGGATGCCCAGCAGCGGGTCATCGGCGTTCATGGGCGGTCAGCTCCTCGGCGGACGCGGTGCGGGACGGTGGGGTGGCCGGATCGGTCGCCGCAGGCTCCGGCGGGTCGTGCTTCGGCATCGCGAGGAGCACCGATACGGCCAGCAGGACCCCCGCGACCCGCAGCGCCAACCGCACCGGATCGCCGGGCAGCGCCTCACCGAACGCGAACGTACCCAGGACGGCCGTGAACACACTCGTCACCGTCGTGCACACCGGCACGATCAGTGAAACCCGGCAGCGCTGCAGAGCCGCCTGCGACATGACAAGACCGAACCCGCCGGTGAACAGCAGGAGATACGGGTACGGGGAGCCCAGCACATCGAGCAGCGCCGCGCCGGGCCGGTCGAGCAGCCCGGTCAGCCGGCCCGACACCCCCTTGATGGCCAGCGAACTCACCCCGTACAGCAGCCCCAGCGCCACCCCGTACTCGACCCCCGCCGTCGGCCTCCGGTGCGGCTGCCGCGCCCGGCGCTCGGCGGCGGCGTACAGCCATAGCCCGGCGGCCAGCGGCGGCACACAGACCAGCAGAATCAGCGGCACCGGCGCCCCGTCGCCGACGGTGTCGGTGTCCTCGGACAGGGAGAGGACCACCATCACGAGGGCGGCCAGGATCGCCCCGATCGCGAACCGCTCCCGCCCCGAGGTCCGTTCGCCGAGCAGCCGCGCCGACAGCAGCAGGAGCAGCACCAGGCCGGAGACGAAGATGCCCTGCGCGGCGGCGATCGGCAGCGTCCGGTAGACGATGAGCTGCGCCCCGAACCCGGCGGCCAGCGCCAGCGAGCCGCCGATCCACAGCGGGCTTCCGAGGACCGCCCGCAGCAGCCGCGCGGGCTCCCGGACCGAAACGGCGGGCATGCTCCCGAGCGCCCGCTTCTCCAGCACGAATCCCGCGCTGTAGAGCACATTGGCCAGCAGTGCGGCGGCCACCCCCCACCACATGGCCTACGTCTTCCGTGCGTGCAGCAGCAGGATGGAGGAGAGCGAGGGGGCCGCGCACGCCAGCCGGTCCAGGGGCCGCATCGGGCGCGGCACCCCGTGGAAGGGCGCTCCCGCGACCTTGACCACCTCGAAGCCGGACGCGGCCACGAACTCCCGCAACGCGCGGGCCGTGTAGAGCCGCAGATGACCGACGACCTCGCGGCCGGGGCGGCCGTGGATGCCGCGCAGGCTGACCTCGGAGAAGACGGGCTGTACACCGGCGAGCAGCAGGGCCCGGTTGTACCAGGCGGCCAGGTTCGGAGTGGACAGCATCAGATGGCCGCCGGGGCGCAGTACGCGCCGCAGTTCGTCCAGGGCGCTGTCCGGGTCGACGAGATGCTCGATCACCTCGCTGAACAGTACGGCGTCGGCCGCACCGGCCCGGAACGGCAGCCGTCCGGTGCCGAGTTCACCGCGCACCACGTCGGTGAGCCGGGTCCTGGCCCGGCGCAGGGCGTCCTGCGACCAGTCCACGCCGATGATCCGGTGCCCGGCGAGCAGTGGCGCCGCGGTGGCCGCCGCGGTGCCGTCACCGCAGCCGACGTCGAGGACGACGGCGGGTCGCACGGCGGCGGGGCCGAGCGCGGCGGCGAGCATCCGGGCCTGCCGCAGGCTGCGGGCGTCCCCGGAGGCGACCGGCACCGCGGGGTTCTCGTAGAACTCCCGGAGCCCCGGGGGCCCGGTACCGGTGGCCGCTCCGGGGGCCCGACCGTCCTGGCCGGTGCCGGTGCCGGTGCCGGTGCCCGTGTCCGTGTCCGTGTTTGCGTTCGTGTTTGTGTTCGGCCGGGCCGTTGTCGTCATGCCGGACCTCCTTCCTTCGCCCTGCCGTTCCCGGACGTGGCGACCTCCGTCATGTGCAGGAACTGCTCGAACAGCTCCAGCAGCCTCGCGCCGTCGCTCCGGGCGAGCAGCGTCGTCGACCAGCGCAGCGAGAGCTGCAGCCGCCCGGCGGTGGATGCCGTCGTCACGCTGAGCCCCCGGGGCATCCGGGCGGGCGCCGAGACCCAGACGGCGTCCGCCCGTCCCGCGTCGCCGAAGTCCAGAGTGTACGGAATGCGTCCGATATTGCTCAGCAGTGCCGTGGAAGTCCACGGCCCGGCGGCCCGCCGCAGGCCGCGGGTGAGGGCGGCCCGCCATGCCACCGGCACCACCGGTGCCGTCAACAGAGTCATTCCGTAACCGAGTTGTGGTCGGGTGGCGGCTTTGAGGGCGCGGGTACGGTCGGCGGTCCGACGCAGCAGCTCGTCCAGGGCGTCCAGGTCCCGGTCGGCGGCGCCGCGCTCGCCGGAGGCCAGCTCGGCGACGGTGAAGGGGACTTCGACGAGCCGGGTGCCGTTGCCGATGGGCATATCGGCGCCGCGCGGCCGGTCGTCCACCGGCATGGTGATCCGGATCGGGCGCGGTGGGGCGCCGTGTTCCTGGTTCCAGTGCGCGATCGTCAGCGCGGTGGCGACCAGGAGCTGATCGTTCACGGTGTACGCGGCGCCGGGCGGGCGGCGCGGCACCGCCAGATCGGCCACCAGCATGCCATTGCCCGGCCGACCGGACGGGGTGCCGCGCGCCACCCGGGCGGGCGGCACCCAGGGGGACGGTCCCGGTGCCACCCCGGCCCGGTCTCCGGGGGAGGCGCGGACCGGGGGTGCGGCCGGGGCATTGCCCCGGCCGCCGTACAGCTCGGCGGCCGTCGCGAGAATCCGCAGACATGCGAGGCCGTCCAGCGCGGTGTGGTTGACGGTGAGGAACAGGGCCGTACCGCCGGGCCGTTCGGAGTCCGCCACGAGCTCCAGCCGGACCGGCGGGGAGGCCGACAGCGGGGGAGCCGAGGCCAGACAGCGCTCCCTGGCCCGTTCCAGCGCCTCGGGCTCCGGCGCCGGAACCGTCACCACGTCCACGCCGGGGTCCGGCTCCCCGGTGAGCCCCCAGTAGTAGCGGCGCCGGTACCAGGGGCCCGGCATCTGACGCACCTGGGCGCGCGGATGGCGGCGGAGCGCGCCGGTGAACGCGCGCCGCAGCCGCTCCGGGTCGGGCCGCCCCGGCAGCCGGATCTCGATGTGGATGGTCTCGGGCTCCTCCTCCTGGAGGCAGTGCCGTGCGACCTCGTCGACGACGGGGAACGGCACGAGGACGGGCCGCTCGGCCGGCCCGGAGCGCGCGGGACCATCCACAGCGGTCACTGGACGTTACCTCCGGGAGCTCCGGGAGCTCCGGACGGGCCGGGTGTCCCGGGGTCTCCGGGAGCGGGCGCCGCCGGGACCCCGGCATCCGGCTCGGCCTTCGAACCCGTACCGGCATCGGATCCGGTACCGGCGCCCGTACCCGTACCCGCTCCGAAGCGGAGTCCGAAGCCCGGGCCGGAGCCGGCGCCGGAACCCGCCGCCTGCCCGAACCGTCCGAGCCCTCCGACGGTCACCAGGGCCGCGAAGAGCGCGATGAACGCCAGGAGCTGGGCCGCGTAACCGAACGCCCCCTCCCCGGCGGCCGGCGACTCCCCGGCGCCGGTGGCCGCCACGACCCCCGCGCCCGCCATCGCGGCGAACGCGATCGGCACCAGCAGCGCCTGACGCCACCAGGCGATCAGCGCGAGCGCCGGGACCAGCAGCGCGAACCAGCCCGCGACCACCACGGCCACCAGGGTCAGCGCCACCAGCCCGAGGATCGTCCCCGGCCCGTTCGGCACCGGCACCGGCGCGGTCCCGGCCGCGTGCTCGGGGTTCTCCTCACGCCTGCGATAGAGCACCAGACCGATCAGCGCGAGCAGGGCGACCCCGCCGCCGACGAGCCCGATCGTGTACGTCAGGGACGGCTCGTACTCCAGCTTGACCGTGCCGCCCTCGCCCTCGGGAATCGCGAAACCCTGCTGCCAGCCGTCGAGCCGCAGCGGTGAGAGTTCCTTGCCGTTCAGGGTCGCCTTCCAGCCGTCGTTGAAGTTCTCGTACGTCGTCAGATACGAGGCGGCGCCCGAGCCGACCTTCACCTCACGGCGGTCGCTCTCCCAGTCGCCGACGGTGACGTCCCGGCCGCCCGCGGCCGGTGCGGCCGGGTTGCCCCGGGTGAGCGTCACACCGGTGATCGCGAGCGGGCCGGCGTCCCCGGCCTCGACCTGGTGCTCGCCCGCGGCGAGCTCCAACCGCGTCTGCTTCTGCCCGCCCTGGCAGAGCGTCACCTCGAGGGGGCGCCGTGCCACCAAGTCTCCGACGCTGCCCGTCACGCTGGTCGCGTGCAGGGTTCCGTCGATCGCCAGGGTCGGCCCCTGGCCGCATTCCAGGGTGAACGAGCGGTCGGCGTCGGGCTTGTAGGTGCGGTACTCGGCGAGCCCCGGGACATGCAGCTCGGCGAGGCCCACCGGGAGCTGGAGCTCGTCGTCGGCGATCGGATTGTGCAGGGTCACCTGCGCGGTCCGGGTGACCGTGATGTCGAGCTGGTTCGTCTTGATCTCCGGGAAGCGGACCCAGCCGTTGTCGTCGACGTTCGCGATCGCCGCTCCGTGCGGAGAGCTGATCTCGACCTTCGTGGGACGGGACGACAGTCCGCCCGCGCCGACCAGCACCAGCGAGTCCACGGGCTTGATGTCGGACCACTTCAGATGGATCACCGGCTTGTTCCCGGCGACCCACGCGGTCGTCATATCACCGTCGGTCAGATTCCGCGGCGACAGCTCGGCGCCGAGCCGGGCCGTGGAGTCGGCGGTCGCGACGATCTGCGCCGACTGCCCGGGTGCCACCCGGTACAGCAGCTTGTCCAGTTCGTCGCCGGCCACCGGCACCGCGCTGATCTTGACGTCATGCGTTCCGGCCGTGCCGGTGGTGAAGGAGCGGTGCAGCCCCGACTCCGTACCGGCCGGGGAGAGCCCGCCCGGGTCGGACGGCCGGTGCATGGACACCACCTCGGCCGGCGCGTCCGAACCCGCGCCGTCCGTGGGCAGCTTCAGCATCCGGGTCACGGTGACACCGGGAATGCTGATCTCGGCGAAGCCGGCGCCGATCAGCCCCGGCCGCCCGACCTCGGCCTCCATGATGGTGAGCTTCAGCCAGCCCGTCTCACCGGCGGGCACCTTGATCTTCTGGGGCTTGCCGTTGGTCGCCAGCGGGCTGATCGCCTTGCCCTGCTCGGTCTCCACCTTCACTCGCGTCGCGGCGGCCCGGACCCCGTCCTGAGGAAGCGGGGTCACCTCCAGCTCCTCCGGCAGCTGCTTCTTCCCGTCGAACGCGATCCGCAGCCACTGACCCTTCGCACTGCCGGGCGAGCCTTCGGCCCAGGCCGTGCCGGGGTTCCCGTCGAAGGCGTTCACCGGGTCGTACTGCGGCAGATGGAACAGCCAGTTGCCGCTGGAGGACGCCGTCACCGCACGCGCCCCGCGCAGCTCGGCGACCGTCTGACGCTCGATGCCCTTCTTCGGCAGGATCTGGTGCGGCGCGTCTCCGGGGTTCTGCACGCTGTCGGAGTGATTGCGCTCGTCCTTGGTGTACGTGTACGAGGTGTTGGTGTTCACCAGACCGAACCGGGTGTCGGCGCGGCGCAGTCCGTCACCGGTCACCTGGAGCGCCGGTGTGTCGACACCGGGGTGCTTGTCCCCGGTCAACACGGTGGGCCGGCCCCGCAGCGACGGGTCGGCGGAGAGCGGCAGCAGCGACTCCGGTCCGCCGGACACCGTCGCCGTGTCGGCGGCGGCGTACATACCGGCCCGGCCGGGCCGGCCGGAGCCCTCGGCGGGCGCGAAGATCTCCACCGCCCGCTGCCGCGGGAACAGCCCCTCGACCTGGAGGGGGGTGTCGTCCGCGATCCGTCCACCGGTCATGACCGGGCCGAGACCCTTGACCCGCTCGTAGCCGGACTGCTCCAGCGCCCGCTTCACGGTCGGCGTCGGCACATAGCCGAGCTGATCCGGGTCCAGGTCATTGCGGACCACCACATAGTGCAGCCCCGCCCGGCTCAAGTAGTCCCGCAGTCCCGGTATCGCACCA is part of the Streptomyces qinzhouensis genome and harbors:
- a CDS encoding helix-turn-helix domain-containing protein, with the protein product MINRVRQLRKERLMTLEALAERSGVTKSYLSKVERGHSVPSIAVGASLARALNVPLDSLFTDAEELSGVTVTRAGDRQMLTTGEEPGSRYEGIALRAGTKRMTPFMLYPPHDAGPLPFRDHPGEEFLFVHEGEAELHFPSESVTLGPGDSAYFKATTPHKVGSLGTERAAVLLLVCDDRDAADTPHPHLP
- a CDS encoding aldolase, translated to MAKTLREKKGVLIDRAKRQMDDHLGSSELTTRQKLALTCRIAFDGGHDSGLAGQISARGSEPGTYYTQRLGLGFDEITEDNLLLVDEDLNVLEGEGMANPANRFHSWIYRAREDVNCIVHTHPLHTAALSMLEVPLVISQMDTTPLYDDCAFLKEWPGIPVGNEEGEIISAALGDKRAILLAHHGQLVTGATVEEACNLAVLIERAARLQLLAMAAGTVKPLPHELAREAHDWTSTDRRSRANFAYYARKALRNHPDCLTSAAEIR
- a CDS encoding glycerophosphodiester phosphodiesterase family protein, which translates into the protein MRKPRILVGAAAVALLAGGVQSLPAQAAPPPRCPTVFGHGGYPTGANPWDRDQVRQPNHPKGLAQQKSWGADGVEADLQLTKDGTKGVMWHNTTTNGLTGTRKPITELWWASGADQLKGRTISRGPYTGQTVYTFREWLDSARANKLIALVELKGEAKQSLLNGDAAVRDTAWAEVVAPISERMASQKIMIYTRDAALKPELDQRIRAAGLAAALSGYPSWVDGIGWEEPPPAASGNHSSWWSNLIQGSPTVGRGMATSWTEEFTTWLRGTCV
- a CDS encoding glycoside hydrolase family 19 protein → MLKTRMKAMMAAVLAAGSLLATALVPTATAAPSAAPVDECAIAPAWAAGQNYRAGDIVKYVDGSIYIAERANPGYNPVVSTYYWDPYTCGTGGNPDPSSFVVSEAQFNQMFPRRNPFYTYKGLTDAMKAFPAFAHTGTDTMRKQEAAAFLANISHETGGLFYIKEIDERNYPIYCDRAQPYGCPAGQAKYYGRGPIMLSWNFNYKTVGDWLGIDLLNDPDLVEKDPAIAMMTALWYWNTQDGPGPVTAHDAMISGAGFGQTIRAINGALECDGGHPAQVQSRVNRYNNFTQILGVPAGPNLSC
- a CDS encoding ribosome-inactivating family protein, translated to MANGDTHTYAAGYESDAATFRAMIQFLRDRFNPNIGTPQNPDARFVRVDFELDYGAKAVRLYILKQNLYVQGWSIGRVGTTEHFLAARGNQAAPDQPAALQTNQRVSSSYSEAVPDFDIGGFQLINDLETLYNHVDKLVKTGSGAPEKAEEAFHRLIIMTAEMARFGGFCEDFLTGWPELWSQYTRLTRPDGTETMYFNEAVKKWDDLSAVVRRTKPVIQYAAREVGPAEAEQIMGNGALHQ
- a CDS encoding dihydrodipicolinate synthase family protein produces the protein MTTPPLKGIIAYPVTPFDPATGELDLPALRRLTGELVDAGSHAVAPLGSTGESAYLREAEWDAVCETTLQTVAGRVPTLVGVSHWSTEGTVRRARAAARHGATAIMVLPLVYWRLTEAELEKHFATVAAATDLPVMLYNNPGTSGVDLSPETIAALARRIPSLTMVKESSGDVTRFRAVLDRSEGALSVYNGSNRLALDAFRSGATGWCTAAPCLVPQACLDLYNAAVHGQDERADALLAELLPFLKFIVDHGLPRTVKAGLEIRGRAAGHPRPPLLPLPQKETEQLRELLARLDSPPLPGPGTAATAGPTG
- a CDS encoding cytochrome P450 is translated as MRGYDEARAVLRSTSTVQAGLGIETVSKLPKRIRRPVLYRDGSEHREHRRQTARFFTPRRVDAHYRDVMVGVAEARIHRLRADGRARLSDLSFDLAIEVACAVIGLTDSRPGIKERLERFFPERLGTPGLTSLHGIYWTLRQNTNWLRFYVGDVRPAVRARRRTRRDDLISHLIDDGCSNAEILGECLTFAAAGMVTTREFIGAAAWHLFSDTGLLAHYRAADEPGRLAVLGEILRLEPVVGRLSRRTTEPLDLPGADRGTLTVPAGDRIDILLDHTNLDERTVGPRPRSLRPGRTMKDAGAPGLAFGDGPHKCPGMHIALLETDIFLTRLFALPGVRMTSPPTIGFIEAIGSYELRHCVLEVSTADHG